From Leptospira ellinghausenii, a single genomic window includes:
- a CDS encoding radical SAM/SPASM domain-containing protein, protein MSELKPKVYKKHNSFDNISSRIKEAVDYQKMRSIRVLRDYHDGKIPIQHSIKNKSNFAEILKRVENDLTSEIKDPLQSRFEISPFAAEEMYTYSDEELIRFFYHRYRYEIFPQNFELDNYPPALQIEPSSLCNYKCVFCYQTDSNFFKKTNSSMSMMSFEFFKEIVDEINGEIEFVTLASRGEPLMAPDISKILEYSNGKFLNLKLNTNASLLTESKIHSLLSGSVKTLVFSADAAEEPLYSQLRVNGKLDKVLKNIELFRTIREKSYPNTKIITRVSGVKVTEKQDMVSMEKVWGGLVDQIAFVNYNPWENIYESSANGQTKPCSDLYRRMFVWADGTTNPCDSDYKSELNVGKFPDLNISELWQMRKYTNLREAHKSGNRQLVHPCKGCAVV, encoded by the coding sequence ATGAGTGAGTTGAAACCCAAAGTTTATAAAAAGCATAATAGTTTTGATAATATTTCTTCGAGAATTAAGGAAGCTGTAGATTATCAAAAAATGCGTTCTATAAGGGTATTACGTGATTATCATGATGGTAAAATACCTATTCAGCATTCTATTAAAAATAAATCCAATTTTGCGGAAATATTAAAAAGGGTAGAAAACGATCTAACTAGTGAAATTAAAGATCCGCTGCAGAGTCGATTTGAGATATCTCCATTTGCGGCAGAAGAAATGTATACTTACTCAGATGAAGAATTGATACGTTTCTTTTATCATCGATACCGATATGAAATATTTCCACAAAATTTCGAGTTGGATAATTATCCACCCGCACTACAAATTGAACCTTCTTCTTTATGCAATTATAAGTGTGTCTTTTGTTATCAGACTGACTCAAATTTTTTTAAAAAAACAAATTCATCGATGTCGATGATGTCATTTGAATTTTTTAAAGAGATTGTTGATGAAATAAATGGAGAAATAGAATTTGTAACTTTAGCTTCTCGTGGTGAGCCATTAATGGCTCCAGATATTTCCAAAATTTTAGAATATTCAAATGGTAAATTTCTAAATTTAAAGCTTAATACCAATGCATCTTTACTTACAGAAAGCAAAATCCATTCATTATTATCTGGTTCTGTGAAGACTTTAGTTTTTTCAGCCGACGCAGCAGAAGAACCGCTTTACAGTCAATTGAGAGTAAATGGAAAATTGGATAAAGTTCTTAAAAACATTGAACTATTTCGAACTATAAGAGAGAAAAGCTACCCCAATACTAAAATTATTACAAGAGTTTCAGGAGTTAAAGTTACTGAAAAGCAAGATATGGTTTCAATGGAGAAAGTATGGGGAGGATTGGTTGATCAAATTGCTTTTGTAAATTACAATCCATGGGAGAATATTTATGAATCGTCAGCAAATGGTCAAACTAAGCCTTGCTCAGATTTATATCGAAGAATGTTTGTATGGGCCGATGGTACCACAAATCCATGCGATAGTGATTACAAATCCGAACTTAATGTTGGAAAATTTCCAGATCTAAATATCAGTGAACTTTGGCAGATGAGAAAATACACTAATTTACGAGAGGCACATAAATCAGGTAACCGACAACTAGTTCATCCATGTAAGGGTTGTGCAGTAGTTTGA
- a CDS encoding SDR family NAD(P)-dependent oxidoreductase: MIPTVNRVALITGGSSDIGKKIVQKFLDNNVKVIAQFNSTEIDIESENLKTIKCSFNKKKDLEDFVQTVFECESNIDFLINAAGIIENCNFLECSMEVMNEVFQVNFFSHAYLMQMFFPIMVRNKFGRIVSLSSIGLKFGGSMNSAYYSASKSALEAITRSYAKFGAQSNVLCNTIRVGVIDTKIHKNKDMVERSKMIPVNRLGRPEEIAEMVFFLCSDKSDFITGQEFAVSGGE; encoded by the coding sequence TTGATACCAACTGTGAATAGGGTAGCTCTAATCACTGGAGGAAGTTCAGATATTGGCAAGAAAATTGTACAGAAATTCCTTGATAATAACGTTAAAGTAATTGCTCAATTTAATTCTACCGAAATCGATATTGAAAGTGAAAACTTGAAAACTATCAAATGTTCGTTCAATAAAAAGAAAGATTTAGAGGATTTTGTCCAGACTGTCTTTGAGTGTGAGTCAAATATAGATTTTCTTATCAATGCAGCAGGTATAATTGAAAATTGTAATTTTCTAGAGTGTTCTATGGAAGTAATGAACGAAGTATTTCAAGTGAACTTTTTCTCACATGCTTATCTGATGCAAATGTTTTTCCCTATTATGGTTCGAAATAAATTCGGAAGGATTGTGTCTTTGAGTAGTATTGGATTGAAATTTGGTGGATCAATGAACTCGGCATATTATAGCGCTTCAAAATCTGCCCTGGAAGCAATAACTAGATCCTATGCCAAATTTGGAGCTCAATCTAATGTTCTTTGTAATACGATTAGAGTCGGTGTAATAGATACAAAAATTCATAAAAATAAAGATATGGTAGAACGGTCGAAAATGATTCCAGTGAATCGATTAGGAAGACCTGAAGAGATAGCCGAAATGGTATTTTTTTTGTGCTCAGATAAAAGTGATTTTATCACTGGACAAGAATTTGCTGTAAGTGGCGGAGAATAA
- the rfbG gene encoding CDP-glucose 4,6-dehydratase — protein MSISKHYKNKKVLITGHTGFKGAWLTAWLKRMGADICGISLDPLTSPNHFEVANLQEGIIDLRIDIRDPAGLEKAILDFKPDYVFHLAAQALVRKSYNDPLDTWNTNVMGTLHVLEALRNLDKHCSAVLITSDKCYDNVEWIWGYRENDALGGPDPYSASKGAAELAIKSHIKSYFPKDTSKVRIASARAGNVIGGGDWSEDRIVPDCVKAWANHEIVELRNPMATRPWQHVLEPLSGYLSLGVHLNQNKDLHGEPFNFGPLANQNHSVLELVKQMSIHWNQVKWKDISGETKGPYESGLLKLNCDKALAHLKWVAVMGFEETVQFTSEWYNAYYSDPSEIQKMTDRQIGLYQDKAKSKGLAWAND, from the coding sequence ATGAGTATTTCAAAACATTATAAAAACAAAAAAGTTTTAATCACTGGCCATACAGGATTTAAAGGCGCTTGGCTTACGGCATGGCTTAAAAGGATGGGAGCTGATATTTGTGGGATTTCACTGGATCCCTTAACCAGTCCGAATCATTTCGAAGTTGCCAACCTTCAAGAGGGGATCATTGATCTAAGAATTGACATTCGAGATCCTGCTGGTTTAGAAAAGGCCATCTTAGATTTTAAACCTGATTATGTTTTTCACCTCGCAGCGCAAGCCCTTGTTCGGAAATCCTATAATGACCCATTGGACACTTGGAATACCAATGTTATGGGAACTCTGCATGTATTAGAAGCGCTAAGGAATTTAGACAAACATTGTTCTGCAGTTCTTATCACAAGTGACAAATGTTATGATAATGTTGAATGGATTTGGGGTTATCGTGAGAATGATGCCTTGGGAGGACCTGATCCTTATAGTGCCTCAAAAGGTGCGGCAGAACTTGCTATTAAATCTCATATTAAGTCCTACTTTCCAAAAGATACGAGTAAGGTAAGAATAGCCTCTGCAAGGGCAGGAAACGTAATTGGTGGTGGCGACTGGTCAGAAGATCGTATCGTACCTGATTGTGTGAAAGCGTGGGCAAACCATGAGATCGTAGAACTTAGAAATCCAATGGCAACCAGGCCTTGGCAACATGTATTAGAGCCTTTGAGTGGATATCTAAGTTTAGGTGTTCATTTAAACCAAAATAAAGATTTACATGGTGAACCCTTTAATTTCGGACCATTAGCAAATCAAAATCATAGTGTTCTGGAATTGGTTAAACAAATGTCTATTCATTGGAACCAAGTAAAATGGAAAGATATATCAGGGGAAACAAAAGGTCCCTACGAATCAGGTTTGTTAAAGTTAAATTGTGATAAGGCACTTGCTCATTTAAAATGGGTGGCTGTCATGGGATTTGAAGAAACAGTGCAGTTTACTTCTGAATGGTATAATGCATATTATAGCGATCCATCGGAAATTCAAAAAATGACAGATAGACAAATTGGACTGTATCAAGATAAAGCAAAGTCCAAAGGTTTGGCTTGGGCAAATGACTAA
- a CDS encoding dTDP-4-dehydrorhamnose 3,5-epimerase — protein sequence MTKKDIIVTPLKEIETPGGNVLHAIKSVEATFKGLGEVYFSWIEFNFIKAWKRHNRMFMNLVVPVGNVKFVFFNESTNEFRVETIGEKNYCRISVPPGIWFGFQGIDSPKSLVVNISDILHEPTESDRLDLKSINYYWESF from the coding sequence ATGACTAAGAAAGACATTATTGTCACTCCATTAAAGGAAATAGAGACTCCGGGCGGAAATGTATTACATGCTATTAAATCTGTGGAAGCAACTTTTAAGGGATTAGGGGAAGTATACTTTTCTTGGATCGAATTTAATTTCATAAAGGCTTGGAAAAGACATAATCGAATGTTTATGAATTTAGTTGTTCCTGTGGGAAATGTGAAGTTTGTTTTTTTTAATGAATCAACAAATGAATTTCGAGTAGAAACTATCGGCGAAAAAAACTACTGCCGTATCTCTGTTCCTCCTGGCATTTGGTTTGGGTTTCAAGGGATAGATTCACCAAAAAGTTTGGTTGTTAACATTTCCGACATTCTTCATGAACCAACAGAGTCTGACAGGTTAGATTTAAAAAGTATCAATTATTATTGGGAGTCTTTTTGA
- the rfbF gene encoding glucose-1-phosphate cytidylyltransferase: MKAIILAGGFGTRLSEYTDVIPKPMVPIGGKPILWHIMNHFARFNHNDFYIALGYKAEVVKEYFLNYRSLNSDFSVNLETGKITHYNSPKVDWNVTLVNTGANTMTGGRLLRMKEIIGNETFLLTYGDGLSNVDIDKLIQFHKSHKKMITVTAVHPGARFGELEIETGRVISFQEKPQTTQGWINGGFFVIEPNFFDLLENDQTILEKSPLETASKNGELMAYQHEGFWQCMDTKRDKDHLEELFQSGRAPWLN, encoded by the coding sequence ATGAAAGCAATCATTTTGGCAGGTGGGTTTGGGACAAGGCTTTCCGAATACACAGATGTGATTCCGAAACCAATGGTTCCCATTGGAGGAAAGCCAATCCTATGGCATATCATGAATCACTTTGCGCGGTTTAATCACAATGATTTTTACATTGCTCTTGGTTACAAAGCAGAAGTTGTGAAAGAATATTTTTTAAACTACCGCTCCTTAAATTCTGATTTTTCAGTGAATTTAGAAACAGGCAAAATCACCCATTATAATTCACCTAAAGTAGATTGGAACGTTACCTTAGTCAATACAGGAGCTAACACCATGACAGGTGGGAGGCTTTTGAGAATGAAGGAGATCATTGGAAACGAGACCTTCTTACTCACTTATGGTGACGGACTTTCTAATGTTGATATTGATAAATTAATACAATTTCATAAATCTCATAAAAAAATGATTACTGTGACTGCGGTGCATCCTGGTGCTAGATTTGGTGAATTGGAAATCGAAACAGGTAGAGTCATTAGCTTTCAAGAAAAACCACAGACAACACAAGGATGGATTAATGGTGGTTTTTTTGTGATTGAACCTAATTTTTTTGATCTTCTGGAAAACGACCAAACGATTCTAGAAAAATCTCCATTGGAAACAGCATCTAAAAATGGCGAACTTATGGCATACCAACATGAAGGTTTTTGGCAATGTATGGATACAAAGAGAGACAAAGATCATCTTGAAGAATTATTTCAATCGGGAAGGGCTCCCTGGCTAAATTAA
- a CDS encoding NAD-dependent epimerase/dehydratase family protein — translation MGGTGFIGSHIVQKGIDSGLEVTSLSLTKNPNKDKVISIQADLSDCVSLHSILSNESYDFVIHCGGYIDHSLFENGGQKVISDHLTSLFGLVSALDRSKLKKFLYLGSSDEYGNSPSPQKETFRENPISPYSFAKASASHFLQMLWRTEKFPASVARLFLTYGPGQDDKRFLPQIIKGCLKDTVFPSSLGEQSRDFCYISDTVEGCFKILETNDANGEIFNIASGEKITIRQIIEKVVSIIGKGKPVFGKVPYRVGENMKLFADIAKAKRILSWEPKVSLEDGLKKTIHYYENV, via the coding sequence ATTGGTGGAACCGGTTTTATCGGGTCTCATATAGTCCAAAAAGGGATCGATAGTGGACTGGAAGTTACTTCCCTTTCACTAACGAAAAATCCAAATAAGGATAAGGTTATTTCAATACAAGCTGATCTATCGGATTGTGTATCGTTGCATTCCATTCTATCAAATGAAAGTTATGATTTTGTGATTCATTGCGGCGGTTACATCGATCATTCATTGTTTGAAAATGGTGGTCAAAAAGTAATTTCCGATCACTTAACTTCTCTTTTTGGTTTAGTTTCCGCTTTAGATAGATCAAAATTAAAAAAGTTTTTATATCTAGGAAGTAGTGATGAGTATGGAAATTCTCCTTCGCCACAAAAGGAAACCTTTCGTGAAAATCCAATTTCACCATATTCCTTTGCCAAAGCTTCTGCTTCTCATTTTTTACAAATGCTTTGGAGGACTGAAAAATTTCCAGCTTCGGTTGCTAGATTGTTTTTAACGTATGGTCCAGGGCAAGATGATAAAAGATTTTTACCTCAAATCATCAAAGGTTGTTTAAAAGATACAGTGTTTCCGTCATCTCTTGGGGAACAAAGTAGGGACTTTTGTTATATAAGTGATACAGTGGAAGGATGTTTCAAAATATTGGAAACAAATGATGCCAATGGCGAAATTTTTAATATTGCCTCTGGTGAAAAAATCACGATACGGCAGATCATTGAAAAGGTAGTGTCGATCATCGGAAAAGGTAAACCTGTTTTCGGAAAAGTACCTTATAGAGTTGGAGAAAACATGAAATTATTTGCAGATATTGCTAAAGCAAAAAGGATACTAAGTTGGGAGCCGAAAGTTTCTTTAGAGGACGGATTAAAGAAAACTATTCATTATTACGAAAATGTCTGA
- a CDS encoding glycosyltransferase family 2 protein: protein MSDQGNENNIVSVIMNCYNGEAYLQEAIDSILNQTYPYWELIFWDNQSTDDSSKIVKSYDDTRIKYYYSPIHTKLYGARNLALEKATGRYIAFLDTDDIWLPEKLEKQLNALKQTGYSFACSNYDLIDSKSRKLKKAIRFNKASGFITEKLVSDYYLGILTVIFEKSILTTTKLRFNENYDHIGDFDLFLKISEEYEIHYDSSSLASYRIHGNNLSSKKQLELLRELSVMIRELEKRLFYSDKLKLILALKQLRTFMFLKIAMHSRKKIFPALMLKFIYLDPLKFLKLLILTIMCL, encoded by the coding sequence ATGTCTGATCAAGGAAATGAAAATAATATTGTAAGCGTAATAATGAACTGCTACAATGGCGAAGCGTATCTGCAAGAGGCAATTGATAGTATATTAAATCAAACTTACCCATATTGGGAGCTTATATTTTGGGACAATCAGTCGACAGATGATAGTTCTAAGATAGTCAAATCTTACGACGATACTAGGATCAAATATTATTATTCACCCATTCATACAAAGTTATACGGTGCAAGAAATCTGGCCTTAGAAAAGGCTACTGGAAGGTATATAGCTTTTTTGGATACTGATGATATTTGGTTGCCCGAAAAACTTGAAAAACAGCTAAATGCTCTAAAGCAGACTGGCTATTCTTTTGCTTGTTCGAATTACGACCTAATAGACTCCAAATCAAGAAAATTAAAAAAAGCTATCCGATTCAACAAAGCTTCAGGATTTATAACGGAAAAATTAGTTAGTGACTACTATCTTGGAATATTAACTGTGATTTTTGAAAAGAGTATACTTACAACGACTAAACTTAGATTCAATGAGAATTATGATCATATTGGTGATTTTGATCTATTTTTAAAAATATCGGAAGAATATGAAATACATTACGACTCATCTTCTTTGGCAAGCTACAGAATACATGGCAATAACTTATCGTCTAAAAAACAATTAGAGTTACTTCGTGAGTTAAGTGTAATGATTCGGGAACTTGAGAAGCGGTTATTCTATTCTGATAAACTTAAATTGATTTTAGCACTGAAACAGCTTAGGACTTTTATGTTCTTAAAAATTGCAATGCATAGTAGAAAAAAAATTTTCCCAGCTCTTATGTTGAAATTTATTTACTTGGATCCACTTAAATTTTTAAAATTATTGATTTTGACTATTATGTGTTTGTAA